atttttcttgctcgACTTTGTTTCAGGCTTGCCAGATTTCTTAGATGCCTTTCTATACAGATAGTACAAAATCACTCCAGCCAGGAGCGGCCAAAATCCTATTTGCAGCAGTAACTTTGGATCGAACAACGACTTCCTCTTAATGGACATGAGCTCGGTGGTAAAAATAAGTACAGAGTCGGCTACGTgtgaataaagcaaaaataagaaaatgttagGATTTGCTTTTTATTCAGTAACGTAgaatgatattaatatcatgattagcagaaatatttctttataaCCCCatactattctaaaacaaataaaagttgtagtcctaaaggcaaaatattgtttctgccattattttctttatccataAACTATCTGCATAATGAAGAATGGGGCTGCGCAGAAATCTTGCTAAGAGAGCGAAAAGAAAAGGCTTCTTAACCATTCCCATTCTGTATtataacaagaaatttaaaagaaatttttccctATTTGGCTATTACCACATATCCAATAGATATCTTGTTCATGATTGGTCAATGACTCATGctcaataaaaatttaataagttATAGATTGCAACACAGGATTTACGTATTGCATGTGCTCagaattaaagacaaacaaaaaatgctaagttctaaacatttcaaaaaactttaaacttggttgaaatgtcataattattttatcaaattgccattacaaagaaaatatgagCATTTTCCGACTCGTTGGAAATTTCTGATTCTAAGTGATGTGTGACTGAGGACATAcaaagagatttgaaaaatgccttaaaaatcaaaaatcataCAAACTGCTTTTGCATTTAATGATTAATGGCTGCTTGTGACGTTCTGAAATGTTTTGGTCGTCCAAgttcaattaaccctttacctcccagaagggattaacacaaaacttctccctacaatatccatacattcttcagcaaacaggtgatgagaatattcaaacttatcaggtagaagctgctatcttgatctagcatcaagttctcataactaatttataaggaaatgtgtagcagctacaggggagaattaacaatcagatcttgggagttaaagggttaagtaaactTCCCAAATATCACTTGTGTCATAAATCAGGACTTGCACTTGTGCGCGGGCAATTTTCTGTATTTATAGGCCCCCTTAGTTCCCCCATGGTCATTTTTACAATCAACATTTACTTACGAGGAATAACATTCTGAATTCCACGAGCTCCATACCCTAGGTGAGGAGGGatgatcaattttcttttttcactgaaaagagaaaaagtagaatTGAGGACTGTTGAAAAATATCAGCCTGAGCACCGCTTCTTTAAACTCATTTGAGGGAGCCACAAAAATGATCAACCAAAAGggtttttgaatttatttgtagAGAATAAACAATGtgaaaagaagaataagaaaGGCAGTTAAGACAGTAAGGGGCTATGAAGCCCAAAGGGAGTTTTACTTAAAAGTTGCCATGCCAATCTTGTTGTCAGTTATGTTTGCAAATagcttatttcaaattaatagaACTTGGAAAATAGTATCCATCCATGGGCACAATTTTTTGCACCCCAACTTGTCGCttagaagtaaaattttgagcaggtatttttttttcacttgaggAAATCCTGCTAAGCTAAGACCCATTTTAGAAGAAGTCCCTTCCTCAATGGCACTAATTGCTAATGACAAAAACCTGctcatgatgaaaatatttgaccttattgttgttttttatcacatacTGTAGTATGTATAGCACTTGGATGGtatatttggacccaacatattgaccagctctcagttggtagagcactgcactggtatcacagaggtcatgggttcaaatccagtacaagcctgaaatttttttcaggtcctattttcaactactcatttcagtagagttcttagctgcgaggatcctttaatttcatctcttcgctgcagtgcaaatatatgaatttcatatatctaaaatcattatacGCATACTGTAATATTTCTAAATCTTACCCTATGCATATTCCTTTTATACCCATCTCccaacctgtaaaaaaaaattacagaaataagTGGAAAAGTTAAGGTGGCAATTACTTGTAAAGTGGTGAACTTTCTGTCACTGCAGTTCACATAAAATCACAATTTGGGAAATCTTAACATCTCTAAAAGGGCTTTAACTGGGAGCTTTTAAAAGAAGTATTACCAACCAGGCAAAAGAAGAACTCAAAATATTGGAAGTCATTATTATTCATCAcctggatggtttatttggacccaacatattgaccagctcccagttggcttgttagctcagttggtagagcactgcactggtatcacagaggtcatgggttcaaatcccatacgggcctgaatttttttaaggtcccattttcaactactagttcagtggtgttcttagctgtgaggatctcctaaattcatttcttcatcgcagtgcaaatatatgaatttcaaatATCTAAAATCACTGTACAGTAATTacactttggtttttattttcaatgatgcTCAGTCTACATTAGATATCACAAAAGGTAACCTCATATAATCAAATTCACCAGAACACTTGACTGAGGACACAGTGGTTCCTTTCTAGTTTAGCTTTTAATGTTTCctccttataatttttataccTCACTATGCATGTATACATCACCAACAAAGTGTCACATAGTTGTAAGTAAACTTCTAGTCGCTAAATAATTCACAAATCACGAGTCAAGAGAATACTTCATTCACATGAAATGAAGAATTGGGATATCTTCGCATCTCTTAAATGGTTTTAACtaagagcttttaaaaaagaatcagAAACCAGATAgtaaaagaagtcaaaatattgcaattagaaaaattttcatttgactaaGTATAAGTATTGACAGTAACTAAGTTTAATTTTATGGTTTCACCTCAAGTTTCTATGTGATTGGCCAAGAACACTTGCTCCATATTCTCAAcaaatcagatttaaaaataaaaccaattgcCTGTCAAATGCTCATTTAGTGTTCTCATGCTTTATGCAATTTAATTGTTGCCAAACTGTGTTCTCATCAgctcatgattttaaaatgttttaccttttttgctCTAGAGAGCACTTGACTGATAACTTTGGCTTAATGGCTTTATGAATCCAAAATTAAATCACCCTGATAGTATAGCAAAATAATCAGAGGTCCTGATGCAAGTTACCTTTGATAACCTTCCCGTTGCCCAACTGGAAGTCAAGTGGCTCCCTTCCTTTTGCCAGGGATGAGTCGAACATTTGTCCATTCACCAGTGTACCCTAAAAGAGTTCATTCaacaaattaaggaaattcaaacatttgcaaTAGCTACATCTTTAATAAGAATTGAGaacaggtttttactttttttgttgtttactttgtgctgttgttgttgttgttgttgtttttttttttgacagtttatttttgtctttttgtttaggcagtctaatttaaaatgataacaGAAAGCTAAAGGGAGAGGATGCCAAATTCTATTTATTAATGACAGCTTGGCACCCAAGTggttaaaacaattttggttcaaatttctgGCTTGAAAAATGTAAGGATGTGAGAACATCCTTTCCTTAGGAATTCACTGTAATGCTTTCAAGTAAGAAGCAAACAACATGAAGTCAAACATGTGCATGCTGTATAGTGAACAGAAACAATGTTGTCATTATCTGCTTTGTCCTCACAGGTAGCAGGCTTTTACTGAAATGGAAAGGTCACATATATAGAATACTTCATGGAAAGTCTGTCCATGTGGCAATTATGCACAAGTTGGAAGTATTAAATATTCAAGGAGTGAGACTTCttaaaaaactcaaaatttcatCTACTTAATTAGTCTtcatttttgcattc
The sequence above is a segment of the Pocillopora verrucosa isolate sample1 chromosome 5, ASM3666991v2, whole genome shotgun sequence genome. Coding sequences within it:
- the LOC136281194 gene encoding uncharacterized protein, with product MFDSSLAKGREPLDFQLGNGKVIKGWEMGIKGICIGEKRKLIIPPHLGYGARGIQNVIPPDSVLIFTTELMSIKRKSLFDPKLLLQIGFWPLLAGVILYYLYRKASKKSGKPETKSSKKNKRK